TTTTAATTCTAACAACAAACTCTTTTTTTTCTCTCATTAATTTTTCAACTTCTTTTTTAGATAAACTTTCACATTTACCAGAGTATCTATAAGGTCTTTTTTCTATTTTTGCTTTTTCTCTTTGAAAATTTAGTTCCTCTTCATCGCAAAAACAAACAAAAGCTTTGTTTTCTTCAAGCAACTTTTTTGCTAAATTTTGATGAATGTGAAAATTATTTGATTGATATACTACCTTATCATAGTTTATTCCACATAAATTTAAAATATCAAGAATCTCTTTATCTTTACCTTCAATATTTCTTTCTTTATCTGTATCTTCAATTCTTATTAAAAACTTCTCACCTCTTTGTTTTGCAACTATATAATTAAAAATTGCAACTCTTAAATTTCCTACATGCATATCACCTGTGGGAGATGGAGCAAATCTTAGCATATTATCCTTTCAGTTCAATAATTTCTGAAATTATACCTTTTTCTTTTACAAATCTTAATAAATCATCAAGTAATTTAAATAATTCTTTTGCTGCTTTTTCATATTCAACCAATTTTTCATAATAGTAATTTTTATTCTCTTTTGTAATACCTTCTGCTTTTACTTTTTGCATTACTTCATCACCAATTTTATGCATTTTATGATGGACTTCGAACATTTTTTTATAATATGGATAGTCTTTTATTTTATCTCCATGCTGCTTTATCCACCCTGCAAACTTACATGAGTTTTCTGTATTTACTATTTTATCGATATATGTTTCATTTAAAACCCCAGAATATAGTTGAGATTTAAATGTTATATGACCAACTTTAATAATAATAAATACAAGTTTTAACATATTTTCTTTTGTATACTCATCTACATCTTTTAAGTTTTTATTTAAAAAGTTTAATACTTCTTCAAATTTATTAATTGTCTCAAATGTTTTATTTCCAATTTCTACCACATCATTTGTATTATCTTCAATTAAATTAAATTGCTGTTGAAGTGTTTGAATAGTTATTGCAATTTCATTTGTAGCTTTTTGAGTCTTTTCAGCTAAGCTTCTTACATTATCAGCAACAACAGCAAATCCTCTTCCATGCTCTCCTGCTCTTGCAGCTTCAATCGCTGCATTTAAAGCAAGCAAGTTTGTTTGGTCTGCAATATCTTTTATAAGCTCTACAATTTTTGAAATATTATCAATATTTTCAGCCATATGATGAATCTCTTCTGATGTCTCATTAACTTTTAAAGATAATCTTTCAAACTCACTTTTACTTTCACTCATTAAACTTTCTGTCTCTTTTGAGAGTTTACTTGATTCAAGTACTTTTTGAGTAATAACCTGAAAGCTCTCATCAATTGAAAAAACTTCATTAGCAAGTTTTTCAAGATTAGCAGCAACTCCTCCATCAATTTTTTGTAAGTTATCCCCAAGTTTTTTTATTAACTCCACTTTTTTAGATAATTTTAAAGACTCAATTGCTTTTTGAAAACCTTCTGCTACATTTCTAAATTCACCATGAAGACCACTTGGCATTATATATCTATATTCTTCTCCTCTAATAATTGCATTGACAGTATTTTCAGCTTCTCTTAGTAAATCTTCAATTTGGTCTAAACTTTCATTAATATTCCAACCAATTTTCTCTTCTTTTGTGTTATCATTATCTAAAATTATCCTATGATGTATCTCTCCATTATATATTTTCTCAACAACACTATTTATTTTATCTAAAACATCATCGTTTTTTTTCTCTTCTTTTATAAACCAAGGTATTATTCCAATTATTAAAAACAATACTCCTAAAATATATTGATTATGAAAAAACGATATTACAACTCCAATAACACTTAAAAACGAAATTCCAATTTTTATATATTTCTCTCTCATTTTAAATTCCTTTTTGCAAATCAAATACTAATTTATGATATTTCTCTATTACATTTTCATCATTAGCACTAAGAAGTTTTTTTAACAATTCATAACTCTCAGCTATACCACCTCTTTTTTCTGCTTCAAGTAATTCTTTGTAAATAGGTTCTATTTGTCTTACTCCCTCAGTATTTGGCTTTTTCCTAAAAGATGTATATCCTACAATATTTCCATTTAAATCTAAATCAGGAGTAATATATGCAAAAACCCAATAAAATCCTCCATTTTTTCTTAAATTTTTTACAAATCCAAAAAACTCTTTTTTAGATTGAATTAAATCCCAAAGAATTTTAAAGGCAATTTTTGGCATATGTGGATGTCTAATAATATTATGATTTGCTCCAATTAACTCAAACCTACTCCAACCAGCTGCTTCCACAAATATTCTATTGCAGTATGTAATATACCCCTTTGGGTCTGTTTTACTAACAATAAAATCATTATCTTTTAAAACATATTCATTACTATTTATCTCTTTTGGAGCATCAAGTTTTGAGAGTCTTTTTCCACTTTTTAGTTTGCTTTCTAACCTCTCCTCCTTAATCATTTTTCCTCCTTTTTTAAACTAAAATGGTCTAAACATACTAAAAGCAATAGCACTTATAAAACTAAATAAACTAAACCAAAACATAATATTATAAATATAAATTCTCACTAATTTTTTCCTAAAAAGAATATAGATTAAATAAATATTTTCTAAAAATACAAAAAATAATAAAGTAAGCTTTGCATGAAGCCAACCACCACTTTTAATTACATATGGATTAATTTTAATTAACATAACCCCAATACCTATAACTACAATACCTGAAACTATCGATAAAATACCAAATAAATATTTCTCTTTTAATCCATATTTAAGAGAAAAGATAAATAAAAGCAAAAAAACACTCCACACAAAATCCATTAATAAATGCCATCCATAAATTTGATACATATTCATCCTTTTTAAAGGAATTATACCGAATATGTATTCAATATATATCGACTTATTTTAATAAAACTTTAATAAATAAGTGACATTTATTTGACAGAAATAAGATAAATTTAAAAAAAAAGCTTTTTTTGAAGAAGACCAAACTTCCATTCTTTTCTTGCTTCTTTTACTATATCTTTGTTTATAGTTATAATGCCAAGTTCTTCATTAGTTGAAAGTTTTACAATTTCATCACCTTCTGGACTAAAAACAAAACTTTTACCATAAAACTCCCAATCTCTCCAACTACCCACTCTATTTACTCTTATTACATACATATTATTTAAAAATGCTCTTGTTTTTAACATCTCATACCATCTATTAAAAGAATTAAATGTCCCTATACTTAATACACAAACTACATCAACTTTTTTATCTCTAAAAAATTTCCAAAAATTATCAAAATGTGATTCAAAACCAAAAATAGCTCCAACCCTTATATTTCCTACATTAAAAACCATAGGAAGCGACTCTTTTTTATCAAAAAATCTATCCTCATTCCAATGTGAATATGGCATATAAACTTGTTGATAATAATATCTTACTTTACCATTAAAAAATTTACCAATTACTTTATATTTGTTATCTTTTTTTATAATAACAAATGGGGCTAATATAATAATATTATATGATAGTGAGAGTCTTTTTAATGAATTTATTTGATGGAGTGTTTGGTCTTTTATAAAAGAAATTGGCATTTTTTCTAAATCTTTGAAAAATTTATTTAAAACATATTCAGGCAAAATAAAAAGTTTTGCTTTCTCTTTTTTAGCTTGGGAGAGATAATAGTTAATAGTCCCCTTATCAAGAGGAAGAGAATTTGATTGTAAAAATGCAATTTTCATTTAATCTCTTGAAATTCAAGCTTTGCTTTTTCTATCATTTCACTTGCTTCTTCTAAAAGTTTTATCCCTTTTTTATAATATTCCATAGCTTCGCTAAGTTTTATTTCCGGGTCATTTAATTTTTCAAGTAATTTTTTAGCTTCCTCAACTTTTTTTTCAAAATCTTGCATCCATTTCTCCTTTTAAAATATCTGATATTAAATCACTAAATTTATCAATTTCAACTAAAAAACTATCATGTCCATAATCACTATCTATTTCATAATATTGACACCTACCGCCTACTTTATCCATATATTTTTTAATCTCTCTCATCTCCTCAGGAAAAAATAGAGTATCACCACTAAATGATATTAAAAACAGTTTATCTTTTATATTTGAAAATGCTTCATCAAGTGAATTAAAACCTCTTCCTATATCAAAAAGTGAAATTGCTTTTAATAAATAAATATAACTTAGGGCATCAAACCATTTAGGAAACATCGCACCATTATATTCTAAATAACTCTCAACTTGAAATCTACCAAACAATTCAAACATTCCATCAGTTTTTACATATTCCCTTCCAAATTTTTTATCAAATGTTTTAGGGGATATATAATTTAAATATCCAATCATTCTTGCAACAGCAAGTCCTTTAAGTTCAGTCCCTATTTCATAATTACCATTTTTAAATTCACAATCAGCCCTAATTGCTTCAATCATTGACTTATTTATTGCTATAACATAAGGACGAGTTTGATATGTAGTAGCTATTGGTATTATTCTTTCAATAAATCCAGGAAAATCTACCCCAAATCTTAATGCTTGCATACCTCCCATACTTCCACCAACAACTGCTTTTAACTTTTTTATACCTAAACTATCAAGAAGTATTTTTTGAGCTTTTACCATATCTTTTATAGTAATTACAGGAAATTTAAGCCTATATCTCTCATTACTTCCAGGATAAATTGGACTCATTGGTCCAGTTGACCCAAAACAACTTCCTATAACATTCGTGCAAATTACAAAATATTTTGTAGTATCAATTGCTTTTGAATCACCAATTAATCCATCCCACCACCCAGGTTTCCTATCTCCTTCATACCATCCAGCAGCATGATGAGAACCAGACAAAGCATGAGTTATCAATATTGCATTAGACTTATCTTCATTTAATTCACCATATGTTTCATAAATTATTTGCCAAGGCTCTAAAATTCTTCCACTTTCTAAATAAAGAGGTTTTGTAAATTTTGCTATTTTAGTTTCAATATTCATTATTACCTTTTTTATGAAATTTTATCATTTTTTAACTCATTTAATGGTTTTGGTTTACAAAAATAATACCCTTGAAAATAATCAATGTTTAATCTTTTAAGTTTTTCAAAAATTTCTTCATTTTCAACAAATTCTGCTATTGAATAAATATTAAAATCTTCACAAAATTCTACAATTAATTTAATTATTTTATAATATTTATCTTCACTTAAATTTTTTATTAAATTTGCATCAATTTTAATATAATCAGGATTTATTTTTAATATTTCTACAAAATTAGAATATCCACTTCCAAAGTCATCAATAGCAATCTTACTTCCTCTTTCTTTAAGTTCATTTAAAAAAGAATGTACAATATTATAATCTTTTATTTCTTCACTTTCTAAAATCTCAAAAGTAACTCTTTTTAATAAGCTTTCATTATATGATAAAATAAATTCTCTTGTATCTTTATGAATAATATCTTCAAAAGAAAGATTAATACTAAGATTTGAAACTTTATTATTCTCTAAATCATTAAAAACTCTTTTTATCATTAATTTTGAAAACATTTCATACAGATGTGATTCTTTTAGAATTTCCATAAATTCAAAGGGTAAATAAATTTTATTATCATAACTAAGTCTCATTAATGCTTCATACTTAATAACATTTAAATTCTTATCTACAATACATTGGTAATATGGGATGATACTCTCAGTATTTAATATCTCTTTTAACAAGTTAATTTTATCCAGTTTTTCTTTTTGTATTTTATACATTAATTTATCATATATTAAGTATGTTTTATTATGCTTTTGAGCTTCTTTTAATGCGATTTCAGAAGTTTGAAGTAAAGGTTTGATTTTAGAAGCTCCTATATTTATATCTATTTTCATCTTTTTTGAAATTTTTAACAGAGTATGTATATCTTCTATTTTAACTTTTTTTTCTAACCCTAATGCAAATTCATCACTACCTATTCTATATATATGCTCAAATTTTTGTTTAATAATTTTAGAAAAATTTTTTAGCAATTTATCTCCATACTCAAAACCATAAATTTCATTAATCATAGAAAAATTATAAATATCAACTAATATTAAAGAATTATATTCTTCAATTTCATCTAATAATTTATTTCTATTACCAACTCCTGTTAAATCATCATAATAAAACTTCTTATATAGTTTATTTTTTAAAAATTCATAATCTAAATTTATTTTTCTTACAATTTTTTTTGAAAACTTATTAATTAAAACAATTCCTATAATTAAAATGATAAATGATACTATTATCAAAAGTAAAATAACTTTTTTAAGTTCTTCTTTATATTTTAAAAGAATTTTTTTATAAAGAGACTTTACTTCGCTCTCATAAAATCCTTTTACTAATACATAATTATAAGGTCTAATAATTGTAAAATAAGAGTACTTCTTTTCATAAGTAGATGTTTTAGGGTTTTTGAAAAAGTAATTTAGAAAAACTTCATCTTTTCCAATTTTAAAAGCTTCAAGATACTCTTTTCTATAATATTTTCCATTAATATCTGCTTTGTTATAATTTAAAAGTTTTCCTTCTAAATTTTTTAAAGAAGGTGGCATGTAAATAATTTTTCCAAAATATCCATTTTTAGGATTAAAAGTAGTTATTTTACCTATTGCAATATAATCTAATCTATTTTTGTTAAATTCATCAAGAAATGCTTTAATGTTTTTCATATATGATTTTTTAATTTCACTATCTTTAATAGCTATTGCAAAAGTTTTATTTTTGCTAATTTTTTCTGAAATTAAAAAATATTTTTTACCTTTATATATTAAAAACATTTTATCTTTTTGTTTAATAATTTTGATATTTTTAGGAAAAGTATAGTTTTTTGAAATTACAACAAAAAAGAAATGATTTGGGTTAAAATGCTCTTGTAAAAAACTCTCATTCTCATTTGAATCTTTATATTCTTTAATAGCTCGGTATAATATATCTTTAAAAACAAATGATAAATTTTGATAAGAAATATTAATAATATAATTTATCGTGTTTTTTACAATATTAAGTTCATTTTTAACTATTTCTTTTTTATTTTTTAGAAAAAAATTATGTTCATAATAAATCAAATCTTTTTCAAAGCTTTTTAATATAAAAAAATAACTAAAAACAATTAAAACAACACTAACTATAAAAATAACAATAGGAAGAAAAAGAAGCTTACGAGTTAAGTGCTTCATCTAAGTCCTTAATTAAATCTTCAACATCTTCAATACCAACACTAAGCCTAATTAACCCTTCACTAATTCCTGCATTTTTAAGTTCTTCTTTATTTAATTGCTGATGTGTTGTACTCGCAGGATGAGTAACAATTGATTTAGTATCGGCAATATTTGTTACAAGTTTAAATATTTTTAGTTTTTTAACAAAGTTTTTAGCCTCTTCATATGAAGATAATTCAAAACTTAATATACCACTTCCATATTTAAGATATTTTTTGGCTAAATTATAATTTTCATCATTATTTAAAAATGGATAACTTACTTTTTTAACTTTTTTATGAGAAGATAGAAACTTAGCAATTTCTAATGCATTGTAAGAGTGTCTTTCAATTCTTAAATGTAAAGTTTCAAGACCTAAAATTAAAAGCCAAGAATTAAATGGAGAAATCACAGCCCCATAATCTCTAAGTAGAGCTAACCTACTTCTTGCAATAAAAGGATTATCAAACTTTTCATTATAAATTAGTCCATGATAACTATCATCAGGTTTGTTAAATTGTGGATATCTATCACCTTTTAATTTCTCTTTTGCACTTTTACTCTCAATAATACATCCTCCAATTACTGTTCCATTTCCTGATAGATATTTACTTGCACTATGGACTACTATATCAATTCCTAAATTTATAGGTTTGAGAGAATAAGGAGTAGCAATTGTATTATCACAAATTGTAATAATTCCTCTTTTATTAGCAATTTCAGAAATTATCTCAAAATCAGCAACATTTAATGCCGGATTAGCAATACTCTCAAATAAAATAGCTTTTGTATTTTCATCAATTAACTCTTCTAACATTTCAGGATTTTTAATATCAAAATATTTTGCTTTAATTCCAAATTGTTTTAATGTTTGTGTAGATAAAGTTATACTTCCTCCATATAATTTATTTGAAATAATTACATTATCTCCATTTTTAACTAAATTAGCAATTGAGTAAAAAATAGCACTCATTCCACTTGCAGTCGCTAACGCATCAATACCATTTTCAAGGGCTGCAATTCTTTTCTCAAATACTCTTGTTGTTGGATTTCCTATTCTTGTATATATATTTCCCTCTTCTTGTAGATTAAATAATCTTGCTGCATGGTCAGTATCTTGATATTCATATGCACTACTCATATAAATAGGCACTTGCATTGTTTTTTCTTTGTCTTTTTCATATCCATAATGAAGTGCAAGTGTTGAGTCTTTCATATTACATCCTTTTTTTGATAAAATGATTAAAAATTATATCAAAAGGAGTTCTTTGAAAGACAATGTTTTTAATAAACCTATAAAAAAACAGTTCGAATTTGATGAAGAAGTTGCAAGTGTTTTTGATGATATGTTAAATAGAAGTGTCCCTTTTTATAAAGAAAATCTAAATTTACAAATTGATATTTTAAAAAATTTTTTAAATGATAATGATAAAATAGTTGATTTAGGCTCTTCAACTGGGACATTTTTAATTGAACTTGCTAAAAAAAGTAATAAAAAATTAAATTTAATCGGAATAGATAATTCACCTGCAATGATAAAAAGAGCTAACAATAAAGCTAAGGCTTTTGGAGTTGATGTTAAATTTATTGAAGCAGATTTTTTAAAATACAATTTAGAAAATTCAAAATCTATTATTGCAAATTACACAATTCAATTTGTAAGACCACTAAAAAGAGAAAAATTAATAAAAAAAATATATGAAAGTTTAGAGAGAGATGGTATTTTTTTAATGAGTGAAAAATTAATTACCGAAAATAAAAAATTAAATAAAATTATGATTGATATTTATTATGAACATAAAAAACAAAAAGGATACTCCGAATTTGAAATTGCACAAAAAAGAGAAGCATTAGAAAATGTATTAATACCTTATACAATGCAAGAAAATATAGAAATGCTAAAAAATGCAGGGTTTAAAGATATTGAAGTTATTTTCAGATGGAATAATTTTGCCACTTTTATTGCATTTAAATAATTTTAATCACAATCTTCACTTAATTTTCCATTCTCAATTCTAAATTCTCAATTAAATTGTATGCTTATACTTCCTAAAACTTCAAACTTAGCATTAGGGTCAATCTCAGCATGAGATAAAACTACAATCTCAACTCCAAATCTCTCTAAAATTTCAGCAAGAGGCTTTCTAATTAATGGGTCAACTATTAATACCACAGGAGCAATACCTTGTTTTGTAAGTTCATTTACAGCATTACTAACTTCTTCTACTAATTTATTCATTTCAGCCACAGTTAATAAAAACTGCTTATTTTCACCTTGCTGTTGAAGTTTTGATAATAAGTATTGTTCTGTTTGTGAATCAAAAGTTATTAACTTAATTGTACCATCTTCACTCTCATAAAGTTTTGTAATAACTCTACTTAACGCACTTCTTACATGCTCAACAATAGTATCTATATTTTTAGTATATTCTGCAATATCAGCAATTGTTTCAAGTATTGTAATCATATCTTTAATTGGAATTTTTTCATGAAGTAAAGATTTTAAAACTCTTTGAATAAGTCCAATATTTGCAACTTTTAGAGCATCTTCTACAATTGCTGGGTAGTCTTTTTTAACTCTATCAAGAAGAGCTTGGACATCTTGGCGAGTTAGCAATTCTTCTGCATATTTTTTAATAACTTCACTTATATGAGTTACAATCACAGTTGATGGGTCTACTACTGTATATCCATTCATTAAAGCTTCTTCTTTTTTATCTTCATCTATCCAAATTGCTTCAATTCCAAAGGCTGGTTCTTTTACTTTTATTCCTTCAATTTCTTCAATTACCATTGGAGTTGACATTGCAAGATATTTATCTGGATAAATTTCTCCTCTTGCTACCTCAACTCCTTTTAATAATACTTGATACTCATTTGGTTTTAAATTTAAATTATCTTTTATTCTTATTTGTGGGACTAAAAATCCAAAATCAGCTGCAATTTTTTTTCTCATAGCTTTTATTCTATCAAGCAGATCTCCTCCTTGATTTGGGTCTGCAATTTTAATTAATTGATACCCAATATCAAGTTCAAGTAATTCCACTTTTAATATATCTTCTAATACTTTCTCTTCTTCTTTTGCCGCTTCTTCTGGGGATTTTTGTTTTTTTTCTTTTTCTTCTTTAATTTCATCTTGTTTTTGCTGAGTAGTTTTTTTAGGAATAGGCTTTTTTCTAAATTTATTTAAAATCTCAGCAATTGGGTCTACTCCTTTTTGAGTCTCCATCATTAAATACCCAGCAATTAAAAATACACTTCCTACAAGTAGTAAACTTCCTGTTGGAAAACCTGGAATAAAGGCAAAAAAGATAATAATTACTCCAACTATTAAAACTACTTTATAATCCCTCATTAATTGTTTAATCACGCCCTCAGCAAAATTGGTCTCATCTTTTGTAGCACGTGTTATTAAAATACCCGTTGCTGTTGATACCATAAGTGCTGGAATTTGCCCAACAAGTCCATCACCAATTGTTAAGATTGTATAAGTTTTTGCAGCTTCACCAATATCCATTCCATGTTGAAAAACTCCTATTAAAAGACCAGCTATGATATTTACAAGAGTAATAATAATACCAGCAATTGCATCACCTTTTACAAACTTACTTGCCCCATCCATAGCCCCATAAAAATTAGCTTCTTTTATTAATTCTTCTCGTCTTCGTTTTGCTTCTTGCTCATCAATTAGTCCTGCATTTAAATCTGCATCAATTGCCATCTGTTTACCTGGTAATGCATCAAGGGTAAATCGTGCAGCAACTTCTGCAACCCTTGTTGAACCTTGTGTAATTACTAAAAAGTTTATAACAACTAAAATAATAAAAATAATAATTCCAATGACATAATTTCCACCAACAACAAATTGACCAAAAGCGGTAATAATTTTACTTACTGCATCAGGACCTTCATATCCTTTGCTTAAAATCATTCTTGTAG
This Caminibacter mediatlanticus TB-2 DNA region includes the following protein-coding sequences:
- a CDS encoding PAS domain-containing protein gives rise to the protein MIKEERLESKLKSGKRLSKLDAPKEINSNEYVLKDNDFIVSKTDPKGYITYCNRIFVEAAGWSRFELIGANHNIIRHPHMPKIAFKILWDLIQSKKEFFGFVKNLRKNGGFYWVFAYITPDLDLNGNIVGYTSFRKKPNTEGVRQIEPIYKELLEAEKRGGIAESYELLKKLLSANDENVIEKYHKLVFDLQKGI
- a CDS encoding carbon-nitrogen hydrolase family protein gives rise to the protein MKIAFLQSNSLPLDKGTINYYLSQAKKEKAKLFILPEYVLNKFFKDLEKMPISFIKDQTLHQINSLKRLSLSYNIIILAPFVIIKKDNKYKVIGKFFNGKVRYYYQQVYMPYSHWNEDRFFDKKESLPMVFNVGNIRVGAIFGFESHFDNFWKFFRDKKVDVVCVLSIGTFNSFNRWYEMLKTRAFLNNMYVIRVNRVGSWRDWEFYGKSFVFSPEGDEIVKLSTNEELGIITINKDIVKEARKEWKFGLLQKKLFF
- the cmoA gene encoding carboxy-S-adenosyl-L-methionine synthase CmoA is translated as MKDNVFNKPIKKQFEFDEEVASVFDDMLNRSVPFYKENLNLQIDILKNFLNDNDKIVDLGSSTGTFLIELAKKSNKKLNLIGIDNSPAMIKRANNKAKAFGVDVKFIEADFLKYNLENSKSIIANYTIQFVRPLKREKLIKKIYESLERDGIFLMSEKLITENKKLNKIMIDIYYEHKKQKGYSEFEIAQKREALENVLIPYTMQENIEMLKNAGFKDIEVIFRWNNFATFIAFK
- a CDS encoding O-acetylhomoserine aminocarboxypropyltransferase/cysteine synthase family protein is translated as MKDSTLALHYGYEKDKEKTMQVPIYMSSAYEYQDTDHAARLFNLQEEGNIYTRIGNPTTRVFEKRIAALENGIDALATASGMSAIFYSIANLVKNGDNVIISNKLYGGSITLSTQTLKQFGIKAKYFDIKNPEMLEELIDENTKAILFESIANPALNVADFEIISEIANKRGIITICDNTIATPYSLKPINLGIDIVVHSASKYLSGNGTVIGGCIIESKSAKEKLKGDRYPQFNKPDDSYHGLIYNEKFDNPFIARSRLALLRDYGAVISPFNSWLLILGLETLHLRIERHSYNALEIAKFLSSHKKVKKVSYPFLNNDENYNLAKKYLKYGSGILSFELSSYEEAKNFVKKLKIFKLVTNIADTKSIVTHPASTTHQQLNKEELKNAGISEGLIRLSVGIEDVEDLIKDLDEALNS
- the flhA gene encoding flagellar biosynthesis protein FlhA, whose protein sequence is MVNKVKKSLRFFSEITDIGVVVFVFSILLIIIVPLPSGLLDFFLTISIAVSILILMLSLYIPKPTDFSTFPTIILIVTLYRLSLNIATTRMILSKGYEGPDAVSKIITAFGQFVVGGNYVIGIIIFIILVVINFLVITQGSTRVAEVAARFTLDALPGKQMAIDADLNAGLIDEQEAKRRREELIKEANFYGAMDGASKFVKGDAIAGIIITLVNIIAGLLIGVFQHGMDIGEAAKTYTILTIGDGLVGQIPALMVSTATGILITRATKDETNFAEGVIKQLMRDYKVVLIVGVIIIFFAFIPGFPTGSLLLVGSVFLIAGYLMMETQKGVDPIAEILNKFRKKPIPKKTTQQKQDEIKEEKEKKQKSPEEAAKEEEKVLEDILKVELLELDIGYQLIKIADPNQGGDLLDRIKAMRKKIAADFGFLVPQIRIKDNLNLKPNEYQVLLKGVEVARGEIYPDKYLAMSTPMVIEEIEGIKVKEPAFGIEAIWIDEDKKEEALMNGYTVVDPSTVIVTHISEVIKKYAEELLTRQDVQALLDRVKKDYPAIVEDALKVANIGLIQRVLKSLLHEKIPIKDMITILETIADIAEYTKNIDTIVEHVRSALSRVITKLYESEDGTIKLITFDSQTEQYLLSKLQQQGENKQFLLTVAEMNKLVEEVSNAVNELTKQGIAPVVLIVDPLIRKPLAEILERFGVEIVVLSHAEIDPNAKFEVLGSISIQFN
- a CDS encoding methyl-accepting chemotaxis protein produces the protein MREKYIKIGISFLSVIGVVISFFHNQYILGVLFLIIGIIPWFIKEEKKNDDVLDKINSVVEKIYNGEIHHRIILDNDNTKEEKIGWNINESLDQIEDLLREAENTVNAIIRGEEYRYIMPSGLHGEFRNVAEGFQKAIESLKLSKKVELIKKLGDNLQKIDGGVAANLEKLANEVFSIDESFQVITQKVLESSKLSKETESLMSESKSEFERLSLKVNETSEEIHHMAENIDNISKIVELIKDIADQTNLLALNAAIEAARAGEHGRGFAVVADNVRSLAEKTQKATNEIAITIQTLQQQFNLIEDNTNDVVEIGNKTFETINKFEEVLNFLNKNLKDVDEYTKENMLKLVFIIIKVGHITFKSQLYSGVLNETYIDKIVNTENSCKFAGWIKQHGDKIKDYPYYKKMFEVHHKMHKIGDEVMQKVKAEGITKENKNYYYEKLVEYEKAAKELFKLLDDLLRFVKEKGIISEIIELKG
- the xseB gene encoding exodeoxyribonuclease VII small subunit, giving the protein MQDFEKKVEEAKKLLEKLNDPEIKLSEAMEYYKKGIKLLEEASEMIEKAKLEFQEIK
- a CDS encoding EAL domain-containing protein, which codes for MKHLTRKLLFLPIVIFIVSVVLIVFSYFFILKSFEKDLIYYEHNFFLKNKKEIVKNELNIVKNTINYIINISYQNLSFVFKDILYRAIKEYKDSNENESFLQEHFNPNHFFFVVISKNYTFPKNIKIIKQKDKMFLIYKGKKYFLISEKISKNKTFAIAIKDSEIKKSYMKNIKAFLDEFNKNRLDYIAIGKITTFNPKNGYFGKIIYMPPSLKNLEGKLLNYNKADINGKYYRKEYLEAFKIGKDEVFLNYFFKNPKTSTYEKKYSYFTIIRPYNYVLVKGFYESEVKSLYKKILLKYKEELKKVILLLIIVSFIILIIGIVLINKFSKKIVRKINLDYEFLKNKLYKKFYYDDLTGVGNRNKLLDEIEEYNSLILVDIYNFSMINEIYGFEYGDKLLKNFSKIIKQKFEHIYRIGSDEFALGLEKKVKIEDIHTLLKISKKMKIDINIGASKIKPLLQTSEIALKEAQKHNKTYLIYDKLMYKIQKEKLDKINLLKEILNTESIIPYYQCIVDKNLNVIKYEALMRLSYDNKIYLPFEFMEILKESHLYEMFSKLMIKRVFNDLENNKVSNLSINLSFEDIIHKDTREFILSYNESLLKRVTFEILESEEIKDYNIVHSFLNELKERGSKIAIDDFGSGYSNFVEILKINPDYIKIDANLIKNLSEDKYYKIIKLIVEFCEDFNIYSIAEFVENEEIFEKLKRLNIDYFQGYYFCKPKPLNELKNDKIS
- the metX gene encoding homoserine O-acetyltransferase MetX, with the protein product MNIETKIAKFTKPLYLESGRILEPWQIIYETYGELNEDKSNAILITHALSGSHHAAGWYEGDRKPGWWDGLIGDSKAIDTTKYFVICTNVIGSCFGSTGPMSPIYPGSNERYRLKFPVITIKDMVKAQKILLDSLGIKKLKAVVGGSMGGMQALRFGVDFPGFIERIIPIATTYQTRPYVIAINKSMIEAIRADCEFKNGNYEIGTELKGLAVARMIGYLNYISPKTFDKKFGREYVKTDGMFELFGRFQVESYLEYNGAMFPKWFDALSYIYLLKAISLFDIGRGFNSLDEAFSNIKDKLFLISFSGDTLFFPEEMREIKKYMDKVGGRCQYYEIDSDYGHDSFLVEIDKFSDLISDILKGEMDARF